In a single window of the Nocardioides sp. L-11A genome:
- a CDS encoding DUF4190 domain-containing protein, translated as MSYNEPPNYGTPPPPPAGGYGAGGFGGGDHPQGTTILILGILGLVCCGPLGIAAWVMGNKAIKEIDANPGAYTNRGTINAGRICGMIATILMIVGIVAYIILFAIAGSVSLSTS; from the coding sequence GTGAGCTACAACGAGCCGCCCAACTACGGCACTCCGCCTCCGCCGCCGGCCGGTGGCTACGGCGCCGGGGGCTTCGGCGGGGGCGACCACCCGCAGGGCACGACCATCCTGATCCTCGGCATCCTCGGCCTGGTGTGCTGTGGCCCGCTGGGCATCGCCGCCTGGGTGATGGGCAACAAGGCGATCAAGGAGATCGACGCCAACCCCGGCGCCTACACCAACCGCGGCACGATCAACGCCGGCCGCATCTGCGGCATGATCGCGACCATCCTGATGATCGTCGGCATCGTGGCCTACATCATCCTGTTCGCCATCGCGGGCTCGGTCAGCCTCAGCACCAGCTGA
- a CDS encoding Trp biosynthesis-associated membrane protein — translation MAEARATFGPVVLLGLAGSGFAAVAGHREMLSIPEATVTAAGGLAPSVQERSVEFPLAGALALVALAAWGVLLVTRGVVRRVAAGLALLSAAGILVVVVVGGFVQDQDATGDLATRLGLNLETVDVERTAWLWVALGCSLAALVAAGAALRLVPAWPEMGSRYDAPTVGSGAATAGSAAAVGQDSVEQSNLDLWKSLDEGRDPTDDPTDG, via the coding sequence ATGGCTGAGGCCCGGGCCACCTTCGGTCCCGTCGTCCTGCTCGGGCTCGCCGGCAGCGGCTTCGCCGCGGTCGCGGGTCACCGGGAGATGCTGTCCATCCCCGAGGCGACGGTCACCGCCGCTGGCGGGCTCGCGCCGAGCGTGCAGGAGCGCTCGGTCGAGTTCCCGCTGGCCGGGGCGCTCGCTCTCGTCGCCCTGGCGGCCTGGGGGGTCCTGCTCGTGACCCGCGGCGTGGTCCGTCGGGTCGCGGCCGGCCTCGCCCTGCTGTCCGCGGCCGGCATCCTCGTCGTCGTGGTGGTGGGCGGCTTCGTCCAGGACCAGGACGCCACCGGCGACCTCGCGACCCGGCTCGGTCTCAACCTCGAGACCGTCGACGTCGAGCGCACCGCGTGGCTGTGGGTCGCCCTCGGCTGCTCGCTGGCGGCGCTCGTCGCGGCCGGCGCGGCGCTGCGGCTGGTGCCGGCGTGGCCCGAGATGGGCAGCCGGTACGACGCCCCGACCGTCGGGTCGGGCGCCGCGACCGCCGGCTCGGCCGCCGCCGTCGGCCAGGACTCCGTCGAGCAGTCGAACCTCGACCTGTGGAAGTCGCTGGACGAGGGCCGCGACCCGACCGACGACCCGACGGACGGCTGA
- the trpA gene encoding tryptophan synthase subunit alpha: MSSASTAFARARSEDRAALVGYLPAGFPDVEGSIAALTVMVEAGCDVIEIGLPYSDPVMDGPTIQAAAQQALDAGVRTTDVLRVVEAVAATGTPTLVMTYWNPVERYGVERFAQHLADAGGAGLITPDLTPDFAPEWIAAADQRDLDKVFLVAPSSTDERIAMTTAASRGFVYATGIMGVTGTKQATAAGVAPLIARTKALSPVGSDLPVGVGVGVSSGAQAAALAPRNGIGADGVIVGSALVRTLLDHPGDRRAGLAALAALTEELAGGVRA; this comes from the coding sequence GTGAGCAGCGCCAGCACCGCGTTCGCGAGGGCGCGGTCCGAGGACCGCGCCGCCCTGGTGGGCTACCTGCCGGCCGGCTTCCCGGACGTGGAGGGCAGCATCGCCGCGCTCACCGTCATGGTCGAGGCGGGCTGCGACGTGATCGAGATCGGCCTGCCCTACAGCGACCCGGTCATGGACGGCCCCACCATCCAGGCCGCCGCGCAGCAGGCGCTCGACGCCGGGGTCCGCACGACCGACGTGCTCCGGGTGGTCGAGGCCGTGGCCGCCACCGGCACACCCACGCTCGTGATGACCTACTGGAACCCCGTCGAGAGGTACGGCGTCGAGCGGTTCGCCCAGCACCTGGCCGACGCCGGGGGAGCGGGTCTGATCACGCCCGACCTCACCCCCGACTTCGCGCCGGAGTGGATCGCCGCGGCCGACCAGCGCGACCTCGACAAGGTCTTCCTCGTCGCGCCCTCCTCGACCGACGAGCGGATCGCGATGACCACCGCCGCCTCGCGGGGGTTCGTCTACGCCACCGGCATCATGGGCGTGACCGGCACCAAGCAGGCCACGGCCGCGGGGGTGGCCCCGCTGATCGCCCGGACCAAGGCGCTGAGCCCGGTCGGGTCCGACCTGCCGGTCGGGGTGGGCGTCGGGGTCAGCTCCGGCGCGCAGGCCGCGGCCCTGGCCCCCAGGAACGGGATCGGTGCCGACGGGGTGATCGTGGGCTCCGCGCTCGTCCGCACGCTGCTCGACCACCCCGGCGACCGCCGGGCGGGCCTGGCCGCGCTGGCGGCGCTGACCGAGGAGCTGGCCGGGGGGGTTCGTGCGTAG
- a CDS encoding HGxxPAAW family protein translates to MADNHGNTPAAWTAVLVSLVGFVVGAIGMSLSPLNWPLFWVGTAVVLAGGVVFLVMAKMGLHESGH, encoded by the coding sequence ATGGCCGACAACCACGGCAACACCCCTGCGGCCTGGACCGCGGTCCTGGTCTCGCTCGTCGGCTTCGTCGTGGGTGCGATCGGCATGTCCCTCAGCCCGCTGAACTGGCCCCTGTTCTGGGTCGGCACCGCGGTCGTCCTCGCCGGCGGCGTCGTCTTCCTGGTGATGGCCAAGATGGGACTTCACGAGTCCGGCCACTGA
- a CDS encoding SCO family protein: MRRLAALLAMVGLLASACSSGSEPEDFTGIRLKNPYQAADIALTDTGGAPYSLGADTTKPLTVVFFGYTNCPDFCPMVMNNLAAAMNRLDADDRASVDVVFVTTDPARDDEKTLRAYLDKYDKEFIGLTGDLDTIIEVGDPLAIYVNDGVKLPTGGYDLGGHSTFTLAIDSSHEAVALWNQETSSTEFAADIHTLLTED, from the coding sequence GTGCGTAGGCTCGCGGCGCTCCTCGCCATGGTCGGTCTCCTCGCCTCCGCCTGCAGCAGCGGCAGCGAGCCGGAGGACTTCACCGGGATCCGGCTCAAGAACCCCTACCAGGCGGCCGACATCGCGCTCACCGACACCGGCGGCGCGCCGTACTCCCTGGGCGCCGACACCACGAAGCCGCTGACCGTGGTGTTCTTCGGCTACACCAACTGCCCCGACTTCTGCCCGATGGTCATGAACAACCTCGCGGCGGCGATGAACCGGCTCGACGCCGACGACCGGGCGTCGGTCGACGTCGTCTTCGTGACCACCGACCCGGCTCGCGACGACGAGAAGACGCTGCGCGCCTATCTCGACAAGTACGACAAGGAGTTCATCGGGCTCACCGGCGACCTCGACACCATCATCGAGGTCGGCGACCCCCTCGCCATCTACGTCAACGACGGCGTCAAGCTGCCCACCGGCGGCTACGACCTCGGGGGTCACTCCACCTTCACCCTCGCCATCGACAGCAGTCACGAGGCGGTCGCACTGTGGAACCAGGAGACCTCCAGCACGGAGTTCGCCGCCGACATCCACACGCTGCTGACCGAGGACTGA
- a CDS encoding DUF2752 domain-containing protein yields MSLAATTVRATDAQVRRRRMVPPLLVAGGITAATIALHLRDPHAQGSWGLCPSAALGFSCPGCGGLRAVNDLSNLRILDAASSNLLFVATIPLFAWVFWRWSVGRWSGRAWEPDSRTVARVSAVMIAVMVVFSVVRNTPAGAWLAP; encoded by the coding sequence ATGAGTCTCGCGGCGACGACCGTCCGGGCCACCGACGCGCAGGTGCGCCGGCGGCGGATGGTGCCGCCGCTGCTCGTCGCCGGGGGGATCACCGCCGCGACGATCGCCCTGCACCTCCGCGACCCCCACGCCCAGGGGAGCTGGGGACTGTGCCCCTCCGCGGCGCTCGGCTTCTCCTGCCCCGGCTGCGGCGGCCTGCGCGCGGTCAACGACCTCAGCAACCTGCGGATCCTCGACGCCGCGTCGAGCAACCTGCTGTTCGTGGCGACCATTCCGCTGTTCGCCTGGGTCTTCTGGCGGTGGAGCGTGGGCCGCTGGTCCGGCCGCGCCTGGGAGCCCGACAGCCGCACGGTCGCCCGGGTCTCGGCGGTGATGATCGCCGTGATGGTGGTGTTCTCGGTCGTGCGCAACACCCCCGCGGGCGCCTGGCTCGCGCCCTGA
- the trpC gene encoding indole-3-glycerol phosphate synthase TrpC translates to MSAPQAPQPTVLDGIVAGVLEDLAARRQTRSEADLRAALADVDPARDPMPHFRATGSSVIAEVKRKSPSKGALADIPDPAALAREYAAGGAGAISVLTEQRRFGGSLDDLRAVRAAVDVPVLRKDFIVTEYQLLEARAAGADLALLMAVCLPGDLLGRLHDFARELGLTVLLEVHDEEETARAVEVGAELIGVNARDLKTLEIDPEVFGRLAPHIPDDRVKVAESGIFGPADVERFVGEGARVVLVGEALVKDGAPRAAVAAMTGL, encoded by the coding sequence ATGTCGGCCCCCCAGGCCCCCCAGCCCACGGTGCTCGACGGGATCGTCGCCGGAGTCCTCGAGGATCTCGCCGCCCGCCGGCAGACCCGCTCCGAGGCCGACCTGCGGGCAGCCCTCGCCGACGTCGATCCCGCGCGCGACCCGATGCCGCACTTCCGCGCCACCGGTTCGAGCGTCATCGCCGAGGTGAAGCGCAAGAGCCCGAGCAAGGGCGCGCTGGCCGACATCCCCGACCCCGCCGCGCTGGCGCGTGAGTACGCCGCCGGCGGCGCCGGCGCGATCAGCGTGCTGACCGAGCAGCGTCGCTTCGGGGGCAGTCTCGACGACCTTCGCGCCGTGCGTGCCGCGGTCGACGTCCCCGTGCTCCGCAAGGACTTCATCGTCACCGAGTACCAGCTGCTCGAGGCCCGCGCCGCCGGCGCCGACCTCGCGCTGCTGATGGCCGTGTGCCTGCCGGGGGACCTGCTCGGCCGGCTCCACGACTTCGCCCGCGAGCTGGGCCTGACGGTTCTCCTCGAGGTCCACGACGAGGAGGAGACGGCCCGCGCCGTCGAGGTCGGGGCCGAGCTGATCGGCGTCAACGCCCGCGATCTGAAGACCCTCGAGATCGACCCGGAGGTCTTCGGCCGGCTCGCCCCGCACATCCCCGACGACCGGGTCAAGGTCGCCGAGTCCGGCATCTTCGGGCCCGCCGACGTCGAGCGGTTCGTCGGCGAGGGTGCGCGCGTCGTGCTCGTGGGGGAGGCGTTGGTCAAGGACGGCGCACCGCGGGCTGCGGTCGCGGCGATGACGGGGCTGTGA
- the lgt gene encoding prolipoprotein diacylglyceryl transferase, with protein sequence MLPEIPRVIVASIPSPAEGVWNIGPFPLRGYALCIILGIVVAIWIGERRWQARGGTIGEVQDVAIWAVPFGLVGARLYHVATDWKNYFGADGNPVEALYVWHGGLGIWGGVALGAAGAWIGARRKGIRLLPLLDALAPGVLVAQAIGRWGNWFNQELYGRPTDLPWGLKIDSDHFSSAYQASPDYRDAVAANGGIPPEFVTFHPTFLYECLWNLAAFALIIWLDRRFRLGHGRVMAIYVMAYTLGRGWIEYIRIDDVQLNDVLGLRFNVWTSIVLFVLAAAYYAWSAKNLPGREESVYTDRVRSAAETEPETEPETEPVASPESGPESAVEPAEAEPADVTGDASTKETE encoded by the coding sequence GTGCTTCCCGAGATCCCCCGCGTGATCGTCGCCAGCATCCCGAGCCCCGCGGAGGGCGTGTGGAACATCGGGCCGTTCCCGCTGCGCGGCTACGCCCTGTGCATCATCCTCGGCATCGTCGTGGCGATCTGGATCGGCGAGAGGCGCTGGCAGGCGCGGGGCGGCACGATCGGCGAGGTCCAGGACGTCGCCATCTGGGCGGTCCCCTTCGGCCTGGTCGGTGCCCGGCTCTACCACGTCGCCACCGACTGGAAGAACTACTTCGGCGCCGACGGCAACCCGGTCGAGGCCCTCTACGTCTGGCACGGCGGGCTCGGCATCTGGGGCGGTGTCGCGCTCGGTGCGGCCGGTGCCTGGATCGGCGCCCGGCGCAAGGGCATCCGGCTGCTGCCGCTGCTCGACGCGCTCGCGCCCGGCGTGCTCGTCGCGCAGGCGATCGGGCGCTGGGGCAACTGGTTCAACCAGGAGCTGTACGGCCGTCCCACCGATCTGCCCTGGGGTCTGAAGATCGACAGCGACCACTTCAGCAGCGCCTACCAGGCCAGCCCGGACTACCGCGACGCCGTGGCCGCCAACGGCGGCATCCCGCCGGAGTTCGTGACCTTCCACCCGACCTTCCTCTACGAGTGCCTGTGGAACCTCGCGGCCTTCGCGCTCATCATCTGGCTCGACCGCCGGTTCCGCCTCGGGCACGGGCGGGTGATGGCGATCTACGTGATGGCCTACACGCTCGGCCGCGGCTGGATCGAGTACATCCGCATCGACGACGTCCAGCTCAACGACGTCCTCGGGCTGCGGTTCAACGTGTGGACCTCGATCGTCCTCTTCGTGCTCGCGGCCGCCTACTACGCCTGGTCGGCGAAGAACCTCCCGGGCCGGGAGGAGAGCGTGTACACCGACCGGGTGCGGTCGGCCGCGGAGACCGAGCCCGAGACCGAGCCCGAGACCGAGCCCGTGGCCTCCCCGGAGAGTGGGCCGGAGAGCGCGGTGGAGCCGGCGGAGGCGGAGCCCGCCGATGTGACCGGCGACGCATCCACCAAGGAAACCGAATGA
- the gltB gene encoding glutamate synthase large subunit: MPYLHKFPPPQGLYDPRHEKDACGVAFVATLTGEASHDIVAKALTALRNLDHRGAAGAEANSGDGAGILMQVPDAFLRDVAAEAGFALPAAGGYAVGTAFIPGDEEQAAKTRGRIEEIAAEEGLAVLGWRDVPVDPTILGTMARSVMPTFAQLFVQPVGGPLNQGGDGLGLERLAFCLRKRAEHETDVYFPSLSSRTLAYKGMLTTDQLDHFFPDLVDERMASALAVVHSRFSTNTFPSWPLSHPFRFIAHNGEINTVMGNRNWMRAREALLASDSIPGDLERLFPICTPGASDSASFDEVLELLHMGGRSLPHAVLMMIPEAWENHAEMGEQRRDFYRFHSTMMEPWDGPACVVFTDGTQIGAVLDRNGLRPSRFWVTDDGLVVLASEVGVLDLDPATVVRKGRLQPGRMFLVDTEEHRIIEDEEIKDQLAAEHPYGEWLHAGLVELDDIPEREHIVHTHASVTRRQQIFGYTEEELRVLLTPMANTGGEALGSMGTDAPIAALSEKPRLIFDYFSQLFAQVTNPPLDAIREELVTSLYGSIGPEANLLQPTPASCRQVVLPFPVISNDDLAKIRHINREGDHPGFVTHVSRGLYQVEEGGAAMVRRIDEICQEVSDAIAGGARIIVLSDRHADQFNAPIPSLLLTAAVHHHLVREKTRTQVGLLVEAGDVREVHHVALLVGFGAAAVNPYLAMETVEDLAREGYYVKTEPEQAVRNLIKALGKGVVKVMSKMGVSTVASYTGAQIFECVGLSQEVIDRYFTGTTSKLGGIGIEEIAREVKMRHDVAYPVSGIPAAHRELEIGGEYQWRREGEPHLFNPETVFRLQHSTRTGRYDIFKQYTKAVDDQSERLMTLRGLFRFKDAAAYGRTPISIDEVEPVAAIVRRFSTGAMSYGSISREAHETLAIAMNRLGAKSNTGEGGEDPERLHDPERRSSIKQVASGRFGVTSEYLTNADDIQIKMAQGAKPGEGGQLPGNKVYPWVAKTRHSTPGVGLISPPPHHDIYSIEDLAQLIHDLKNANPSARVHVKLVSEVGVGTVAAGVSKAHADVVLVSGHDGGTGASPLTSLKHAGGPWELGLAETQQTLLLNGLRDRIVVQTDGQLKTGRDVVIAALLGAEEFGFATAPLVVSGCILMRVCHLDTCPVGVATQNPTLRSRFSGKAEYVVNFFEFIAEEVRELLAELGFRSIEEAVGQVEALETADAERYWKAQGLDLAPILHKVEVADTHFPDQDVRNTGGQEHGLEKSLDVTQLVPLAAAALESGEPVRAQLPIRNVNRTVGTILGHEVTKRYGGAGLPDGTIDVTLVGSAGQSLGAFVPRGITLRLEGDANDYVGKGLSGGRIAIRPDRGATFRAEEHVIAGNTIAYGATSGEIFIRGGVGERCCVRNSGATVVTEGVGDHGCEYMTGGRVVVLGPTGRNFAAGMSGGIAWVLDLDESRVNGELVDLTPVSGERSAELERIVRAHAEETGSAVAEALLADWEAALPRFTEVMPRDYAKVLAVQADAEAEGLDADAAANRIMEVLHG; encoded by the coding sequence ATGCCTTATCTCCACAAGTTCCCGCCGCCCCAGGGTCTCTACGACCCCCGCCACGAGAAGGACGCCTGCGGCGTCGCCTTCGTCGCGACACTGACGGGCGAGGCCAGCCACGACATCGTCGCCAAGGCCCTGACCGCCCTGCGCAACCTCGACCACCGCGGTGCCGCCGGCGCCGAGGCCAACTCCGGTGACGGCGCCGGAATCCTGATGCAGGTCCCCGACGCCTTCCTGCGCGACGTCGCGGCCGAGGCCGGCTTCGCCCTGCCCGCCGCGGGCGGCTACGCCGTCGGCACCGCCTTCATCCCCGGCGACGAGGAGCAGGCCGCCAAGACGCGCGGCCGGATCGAGGAGATCGCCGCCGAGGAGGGCCTCGCCGTCCTCGGCTGGCGCGACGTGCCCGTCGACCCGACCATCCTCGGCACCATGGCGCGCAGCGTCATGCCGACCTTCGCCCAGCTCTTCGTGCAGCCCGTCGGCGGTCCCCTGAACCAGGGCGGCGACGGCCTGGGCCTCGAGCGGCTCGCCTTCTGCCTGCGCAAGCGCGCCGAGCACGAGACCGACGTGTACTTCCCGTCGCTGTCCTCGCGCACGCTCGCCTACAAGGGCATGCTGACGACCGACCAGCTCGACCACTTCTTCCCCGACCTGGTCGACGAGCGGATGGCCTCGGCCCTCGCCGTCGTCCACTCGCGGTTCTCGACCAACACCTTCCCGAGCTGGCCGCTGTCCCACCCGTTCCGGTTCATCGCCCACAACGGCGAGATCAACACGGTCATGGGCAACCGGAACTGGATGCGGGCCCGTGAGGCGCTGCTCGCCTCCGACAGCATCCCGGGCGACCTCGAGCGGCTGTTCCCGATCTGCACCCCGGGTGCGTCGGACTCGGCCTCGTTCGACGAGGTGCTCGAGCTGCTCCACATGGGCGGGCGCAGCCTGCCGCATGCGGTGCTGATGATGATCCCCGAGGCGTGGGAGAACCACGCCGAGATGGGCGAGCAGCGGCGCGACTTCTACCGCTTCCACTCCACGATGATGGAGCCGTGGGACGGCCCGGCCTGCGTCGTGTTCACCGACGGCACCCAGATCGGCGCGGTACTCGACCGCAACGGTCTGCGCCCCTCCCGCTTCTGGGTCACCGACGACGGGCTCGTCGTCCTGGCCTCCGAGGTCGGCGTCCTCGACCTCGACCCGGCCACGGTCGTCCGCAAGGGACGTCTCCAGCCGGGCCGGATGTTCCTCGTCGACACCGAGGAGCACCGGATCATCGAGGACGAGGAGATCAAGGACCAGCTCGCCGCGGAGCACCCCTACGGCGAGTGGCTGCACGCCGGACTGGTCGAGCTCGACGACATCCCCGAGCGCGAGCACATCGTGCACACCCATGCTTCGGTCACCCGGCGCCAGCAGATCTTCGGCTACACCGAGGAGGAGCTGCGGGTCCTGCTCACCCCGATGGCCAACACCGGTGGCGAGGCGCTCGGCTCGATGGGCACCGACGCGCCCATCGCGGCGCTGAGCGAGAAGCCGCGGCTGATCTTCGACTACTTCAGTCAGCTGTTCGCGCAGGTGACCAACCCGCCGCTGGATGCCATCCGCGAGGAGCTCGTCACCTCGCTCTACGGCTCCATCGGGCCCGAGGCCAACCTGCTCCAGCCGACCCCGGCGTCCTGCCGCCAGGTGGTCCTCCCGTTCCCGGTCATCTCCAACGACGACCTGGCCAAGATCCGGCACATCAACCGCGAGGGCGACCACCCGGGCTTCGTCACCCACGTCTCGCGCGGGCTCTACCAGGTCGAGGAGGGCGGCGCGGCGATGGTCCGGCGGATCGACGAGATCTGCCAGGAGGTCTCCGACGCCATCGCCGGCGGGGCACGGATCATCGTGCTCTCCGATCGTCACGCCGACCAGTTCAACGCCCCGATCCCGTCGCTGCTGCTGACCGCCGCCGTGCACCATCACCTGGTGCGGGAGAAGACCCGGACCCAGGTCGGGCTGCTGGTCGAGGCCGGCGACGTCCGCGAGGTCCACCACGTCGCCCTGCTGGTCGGGTTCGGCGCGGCCGCGGTCAACCCCTACCTCGCCATGGAGACGGTCGAGGACCTCGCCCGTGAGGGCTACTACGTCAAGACCGAGCCCGAGCAGGCCGTCAGGAACCTGATCAAGGCGCTCGGCAAGGGCGTGGTGAAGGTGATGTCGAAGATGGGCGTGAGCACGGTCGCGTCCTACACCGGCGCGCAGATCTTCGAGTGCGTCGGCCTCTCCCAGGAGGTCATCGACCGCTACTTCACCGGCACGACCTCCAAGCTCGGCGGCATCGGCATCGAGGAGATCGCCCGCGAGGTCAAGATGCGCCACGACGTGGCGTACCCGGTCAGCGGCATCCCCGCGGCACACCGCGAGCTCGAGATCGGCGGCGAGTACCAGTGGCGCCGCGAGGGCGAGCCGCACCTGTTCAACCCCGAGACGGTATTCCGGCTGCAGCACTCCACGCGCACCGGTCGCTACGACATCTTCAAGCAGTACACGAAGGCGGTCGACGACCAGTCCGAGCGGCTGATGACGCTGCGCGGCCTGTTCCGGTTCAAGGACGCCGCCGCCTACGGCCGCACCCCGATCTCGATCGACGAGGTCGAGCCCGTGGCGGCGATCGTCAGGCGGTTCTCGACCGGTGCCATGTCCTACGGCTCGATCTCGCGCGAGGCGCACGAGACGCTGGCGATCGCCATGAACCGGCTGGGTGCGAAGTCCAACACCGGCGAGGGCGGCGAGGACCCCGAGCGGCTGCACGACCCCGAGCGCCGCAGCTCGATCAAGCAGGTCGCCTCCGGCCGCTTCGGCGTCACCTCGGAGTACCTCACCAACGCCGACGACATCCAGATCAAGATGGCGCAGGGCGCGAAGCCCGGTGAGGGCGGCCAGCTGCCCGGCAACAAGGTGTACCCGTGGGTGGCGAAGACCCGGCACTCCACGCCGGGCGTCGGCCTGATCAGCCCGCCGCCGCACCACGACATCTACTCGATCGAGGACCTGGCGCAGCTGATCCACGATCTCAAGAACGCCAACCCCTCAGCCCGCGTCCACGTGAAGCTGGTCTCCGAGGTCGGCGTCGGCACCGTCGCCGCGGGGGTGTCGAAGGCCCACGCGGACGTCGTCCTGGTCTCCGGCCACGACGGCGGCACGGGCGCCTCCCCGTTGACCTCGCTCAAGCACGCGGGCGGTCCCTGGGAGCTCGGCCTCGCCGAGACCCAGCAGACCCTGCTGCTCAACGGCCTGCGCGACCGGATCGTCGTCCAGACCGACGGTCAGCTCAAGACCGGTCGCGACGTGGTCATCGCGGCGCTGCTCGGTGCCGAGGAGTTCGGCTTCGCGACGGCGCCGCTGGTGGTGTCCGGCTGCATCCTGATGCGGGTCTGTCACCTCGACACCTGCCCGGTGGGCGTGGCGACGCAGAACCCGACCCTGCGCTCGCGCTTCAGCGGCAAGGCCGAGTACGTCGTGAACTTCTTCGAGTTCATCGCCGAGGAGGTCCGCGAGCTGCTGGCCGAGCTGGGCTTCCGCTCGATCGAGGAGGCCGTCGGCCAGGTCGAGGCCCTGGAGACCGCCGACGCCGAGCGCTACTGGAAGGCGCAGGGCCTCGACCTCGCGCCGATCCTGCACAAGGTCGAGGTCGCCGACACGCACTTCCCCGACCAGGACGTGCGCAACACGGGCGGCCAGGAGCACGGCCTGGAGAAGTCGCTCGACGTCACCCAGCTGGTGCCGTTGGCCGCCGCGGCCCTCGAGTCCGGCGAGCCGGTGCGGGCGCAGCTGCCGATCCGCAACGTCAACCGCACGGTCGGCACCATCTTGGGCCACGAGGTGACCAAGCGGTACGGCGGCGCCGGGCTGCCCGACGGGACGATCGACGTGACCCTCGTGGGCTCTGCCGGCCAGTCGCTCGGCGCGTTCGTGCCGCGGGGGATCACCCTGCGACTCGAGGGCGACGCCAACGACTACGTCGGCAAGGGGCTCTCGGGCGGCCGGATCGCGATCCGCCCCGACCGGGGCGCGACCTTCCGCGCCGAGGAGCACGTCATCGCCGGCAACACCATCGCCTACGGCGCGACCTCGGGTGAGATCTTCATCCGCGGCGGCGTCGGCGAGCGGTGCTGCGTGCGCAACTCGGGCGCCACCGTCGTGACCGAGGGGGTGGGCGACCACGGCTGCGAGTACATGACCGGCGGCCGCGTGGTCGTCCTCGGCCCCACCGGCCGCAACTTCGCGGCCGGCATGTCGGGCGGCATCGCCTGGGTCCTGGACCTCGACGAATCCCGCGTCAACGGCGAGCTCGTCGACCTCACCCCGGTTTCGGGGGAGCGGTCCGCGGAGCTCGAGCGGATCGTCCGCGCGCACGCGGAGGAGACCGGCTCGGCGGTCGCCGAGGCGCTGCTGGCTGACTGGGAGGCCGCCCTGCCGCGGTTCACCGAGGTCATGCCGCGCGACTACGCCAAGGTTCTGGCGGTCCAGGCCGACGCCGAGGCCGAGGGCCTCGACGCCGATGCCGCCGCCAACCGGATTATGGAGGTGCTCCATGGCTGA
- the trpB gene encoding tryptophan synthase subunit beta produces MSSTYDADALGWFGGVGAFGGRFMPEALIAALDELDTAWRGAMADPAFTGEFDRLLREYAGVPSMLYDATRLSEHAGARILLKREDLNHTGAHKIRNVLGQALLTQRMGKTRVIAETGAGQHGVASATAAAYLGLDCTVYMGEVDTERQALNVARMQLLGAEVIPVTSGSRTLKDAINEALRDWVASVDETAYLFGTAAGPHPFPSLVLSFVRGIGDEARQQCLDQFGALPDAVAACVGGGSNAIGLFAGFVDDPEVAIYGFEAGGDGVETGRHAATIFAGSIGVLHGARTYVLQDEDGQTIESHSISAGLDYPGVGPQHSALSAAGRATYLPVTDAEAMDAMALLARTEGIIPAVESAHAVAGALRVARERPGQTLLVNLSGRGDKDMGTALEYFGLGQAGTRGQGERK; encoded by the coding sequence ATGAGCAGCACCTACGACGCCGACGCCCTCGGCTGGTTCGGTGGGGTGGGCGCCTTCGGCGGCCGCTTCATGCCGGAGGCGCTGATCGCGGCCCTCGACGAGCTCGACACCGCCTGGCGCGGCGCGATGGCCGACCCGGCCTTCACCGGCGAGTTCGACCGGCTGCTGCGCGAGTACGCCGGCGTGCCGAGCATGCTCTACGACGCCACCCGGCTCTCCGAGCACGCCGGTGCCCGGATCCTGCTCAAGCGCGAGGACCTCAACCACACTGGCGCCCACAAGATCCGCAACGTGCTCGGCCAGGCCCTGCTCACCCAGCGGATGGGCAAGACCCGGGTGATCGCCGAGACCGGCGCCGGACAGCACGGCGTCGCGTCGGCCACCGCCGCGGCGTACCTCGGCCTCGACTGCACCGTCTACATGGGCGAGGTCGACACCGAGCGGCAGGCTCTCAACGTCGCCCGGATGCAGCTGCTGGGCGCCGAGGTGATCCCGGTCACGAGCGGTTCGCGCACGCTGAAGGACGCGATCAACGAGGCGCTGCGCGACTGGGTCGCCAGCGTCGACGAGACGGCCTACCTGTTCGGCACCGCCGCCGGCCCGCACCCGTTCCCGAGCCTGGTCCTCAGCTTCGTGCGGGGGATCGGCGACGAGGCGCGCCAGCAGTGTCTCGACCAGTTCGGCGCACTGCCCGACGCGGTCGCGGCGTGCGTCGGCGGCGGGTCGAACGCGATCGGGCTGTTCGCGGGTTTCGTGGACGACCCCGAGGTCGCGATCTACGGCTTCGAGGCCGGCGGCGACGGTGTCGAGACGGGACGCCACGCGGCGACCATCTTCGCCGGATCCATCGGCGTCCTCCACGGTGCACGCACCTACGTCCTGCAGGACGAGGACGGCCAGACCATCGAGTCCCACTCGATCTCCGCGGGCCTGGACTACCCGGGCGTCGGGCCGCAGCACTCCGCGCTGTCGGCGGCCGGCCGGGCGACGTACCTGCCGGTGACCGACGCCGAGGCGATGGACGCGATGGCCCTGCTGGCCCGCACCGAGGGCATCATCCCGGCCGTCGAGTCCGCCCACGCGGTGGCCGGCGCGCTGCGGGTCGCCCGGGAGCGGCCGGGGCAGACCCTCCTGGTCAACCTCTCCGGACGCGGCGACAAGGACATGGGCACGGCCCTGGAGTACTTCGGGCTCGGCCAGGCCGGGACCCGGGGGCAGGGGGAGCGGAAGTGA